The genomic DNA AACAGTCACCTTTCACAGTCTAGTTACAGCACAACGCTTTATGGTCCTTTAAATTAGAAATCAAGTGATGCTGGATTTTAAGGCCCATTGTTAGTATTACAGGCATGAATGGATTACTGGATGGGCCTACTTGGAGGTCCTGGGCTTTACCTGCAAGATGTCCCAAATagagacaccaaatgaccacaaGTAGACACAATAGATCACAAAGTAATCTACAGGACAAGGGGGATGCAAAACAATCATCATCACAATCAAAACGtgcaaagtgatgcaaaaaatCAACAAGATCTGTATAATCAAGCCCCCTTCACACATGCACTCCTTTCTAATAATATAGTCGGTTGGCTTCATGTCTAAATAAGCATCACTTTTCCATAGTCATGGCAGCTGTCTAACTAGCGACATTTTCGTGTTTCATTCAACATGACACAAGTCAGAGCTGATGCCATCACATGAACAAATAGATATGCACGAGCGACATCTTTCATGGTTCCAATAGAAATGACGATGGAAACAGACCATTTCTTTTGAGTAAACGTCTATTCAGAAGTTCATTTGAATATGTAGCATGAGAAATCAGGCAAATATCTTCTAGCACTGCAGTATTTCTGGTATGAAATTCCCTCTCTGTGTTTCCCTGCAAAGTGCTTCAATGTTGAGTTGCAGAGGGAGGCTCGTAACCATACGActgctttttgtttaaagaaacatACTTTGATTGTAATCaaagttgtcttgttttttgagACTGTCACTCCTGTCAGTTATAATAACATTTAGCGACTCAGCCAATAACTATTCTCTTCATCATTTGAACAACTAAGAATTTTACACATTGAAAATTATACCGTTGTTGAAGAATAACCATTCCAATTTCTCAGCGATCCAGATGTTCTTGTTCCAACAATTTGAAATCCCGAGACATTTAATTTACAAGAGTACAAGTCAGAGACCAGAATATGATGGCCACTTTTAAGAAGCTGCTACCAGCAagtttgtggcatttttttttttattcatagaATTGTTAACTTGTCAGCAAGTCGACTAATCAACTTATATTTAGCTCATTTAATGTCTGAGCTACACACTATATCACATTTCCATCTTTATCCAACATTCCATGCTATGCTGGAGGAGAATGTAGCTGGTTACTAAGTACAGACCCTCTTCTGTCCTATAAAATATTccaatttgtaattttatttgtttttttgtagacTTAAGGTTACAATGTCTGTTATGATCTCATCACTGCAGCTGGTTTTCAAGAACTGCTTTGTAGTGTAGAAATAGTCTCTTAGATACAGTCTTCAGTGTGTTCAGTGGATTTTCCAGAGGAACTTGGAAGCTGCCTGTGGGCAAAAAGGCTGCTGCTAAATAATTTagatgtatatattttttattgctgtGAGCATCCAAAATGACAGTCTTAGAGACGTGTCACAAATCCTACAAATAAACAGAAGCAGTCCGCACAGGAGGATACCACAAGAAGAGAcgtaatgttttttgattgCGTTCGTCCATCATTGCTTTGCTGAGCTGCcccttgttgttttgtctcagagGTGGAAACCGTCTCCTCCAGAACCCAGTGATTGTCGCTCTGACAGTCGCTTAGCTTCTCCATCGTTTGCCAGCGAGCTTCACATCCAACTGGTTGTTTCTCCACTATACAGCAACCTCAGCTTCTACGACAACCTGTTGGCTGAACACTTCAGCACACCCAGGTCAGCTGATGCCCTCTGAGTCCCAGGTGGTCTCAGGTCTCTCAGTCCACCACTTTGGTCTCTTGTCTGCATGTTGGTGGTCAGCTTCAGACCTTTTCTGTAAAACTGTCTTACAAATGTACTTGTGAATTCAGAAAAAAGTGTAACCAGTTTGTTCTGACGTCCTGCAGACTGGTTTCACAGGGAGATGTCCTGACAGTTCCGGCTGAAAACCATCCAGACCTGCTTGAAAACAACTCTGAGGGAATCCACAGGTACCAGACATCAGTCAGCAGAAGTACAATGCTGTCCACACAAGTCTTACTCCATGGCTACACCGAATGCTTATTGTATGTGGACTGCTGGCGTAGGATGCCGCAACACCACGCTTCCTTTTTACTCAGTGAAAGCGACTACACCGGGTTTGTGTGTAGCAGGCAAGTGGTGCTGATCCTCACTGCCAATCTAAAAATGGGCCAgtcttcattttatatttttaaagtgaGGTGTCAGCGGCTGTGTTACTACAATCCTACAGAGGTGTGGACAATAAAAAGTCCAGATTAATCCACAGCACATCTGCTACACAAACAATCTGCCACATTTTGCATGTTCGGTGAAGCCAGAGCATTACACATTAAAAGTAAAGTCAAGACGCCTTGAAAATGATTTCATAAATAGATATaattctgggctgcacagtggcctGATGGTTAGCTCTGTCGCCTCACAACTGGAAGATCCACAGtactttctacatggagtttgcatgttctccctgtgcatgcgtgttATTCAGTAAATGAAtctatctgtttgtctgttagtgTTGATACTGCTCAGTGACGAGACTCTGtgacctttgacctctgtcAGGTGTCCAGTGCTTTTCTTCAAAGTGCAGAAGGTGAGCCATTCTtcaaagagagaagaagaaggaggaggaggaagagggggaggagctGTTTTGGCTGACAGACTGCACACCTCACTCTACATGGTAAACGTTGACTCTGACCTCAGAATGTTTGCAGTATGACTCAGGTAAAGGTAGCTCATGAAAAACGGGTATCTGTAAGTCTTGAAAAGTCTAGAAAGGCcctgaaaagtccaaaaatgtaTTGACAGAAGTCTTAGTAACATTACTCACAACTTTTGGCCATTGGAGACAGTAGCTCAGAGGTTTACTGTCTCATAATAGTGTTGGTTTGAGCAAAACCTTAAATTATCGAGTgaattgtttattttgtaattggTTCCGTCCATCATCTGCTTGTTTGGCATCTCTTTGTAAGAATATTTGGTGTCTTGTAGTcattttacttttgtgacattgagtgtttctttttggttcttgattATTTTTGTAGGGGTTttcttctgtctgtgttttacatctgtgttcatttataactctttgggtcattttttgcgttttcttttattgcatcattttgtgtttgtttttagtctcttgatggtcattttgtggttctttgtgGGTTGTGACTGAATATGACTGTTGATGCAGGTCACAAAGAAATTAGAAACATTTGTTTTGATGCAAGTGTTTTGCCCACTAAAACAAAGATAGCTCGCATGAGATTTTAGGACTGAATCAAGATATAATCTTATTGTAAGTAATGTGCCACCTTAGTAAGGGTTAACAAGtaaatataatgtatatatatagtgcctttcacagatgcaaaatcacaaagtgctttacaaccataataaaacaaaaataataataataaagacaataaaatgttaCAACTAGAGGAGTAACAGCTAAAGTATagtgcagcaaaacaaacatcaacaaaaacaataaataaaatagcgCAACTACAGGCCAACCAACATCCTGTCTGAATAAAaatgggggtttttttgtcatttttgttgccgTGATCTAAACCTATTTGAGGCGTACGGGTGAAGGAGCTCGGCAGTATACCGGGTGTTTGACTACACAAAGACTGAGTTAGCAccagtattttaaaatgaacacaggATTTGATGGGGAGCCAGTGAAGACAGGATGGGACTGGGGTGATGTGGGGAAAAGACGAGTGTCAGTTGGTCAGTCATTGTTGAGGCTCTGACAGCAGAAGCAGTGGATGTTTGTTTCTATCTGCTCAGGGAGGGCCAGTAAACAGCTCCGTCCCCTGCTGCCCTGTGGAGGGAGCATCGCTGTGGAACAGTCTGTCTCCTCCGGGCCTCAAGAAAACAGGCAACTTCATCAGCAGCATCATCCAGCCTCACCTGCAGCACAGGTAACTCACTTTCTGACTTTCCTGTCATGTCCTGGCATGATGGGACATGTAATGAGCGATGAGTGTTGTGTCTGGTTGTAGCAGCTCTTTGTCTGGTTGCACCATCCTCCTCCATGGTCATGCAGGAAGTGGAAAAATGACGGTGGTCAGAGCAGTGAGTCGCAGACTGAACCTTCACCTGCTGAAGGTATGACAGCTGTTGAACATGTATAACCATATTATTATGTGTACAATTAAATATGCATGAATAATGTCAATCTTCATTCCCTCTGGTTGTAGAATGTTCTTACTCTGCAGCTCAAATACATCCTGCTGATGCTATTGACATGTTCCTCaattgtctgtttgtgtgttcggctgctgttattgtgtgtttcttgttgttttctgtgtgtaggTGGACTGTGTGAGCGTGTGCGCCGACACGCCTGCAGCCGCTGAGGTGAAGCTGACGTCAGTGTTTCAGCGGGCCGACTCCCTGCAGCCCTGCATCCTGCTGCTCAGGAACCTGCAGCTCCTGATCCGACCTCGAGGTGCAGCTGAGGATGACGGCAGGATCCAGGTGGCACTTTGCCAGCTGCTCAGAAGTGTCCCCACCAGGTGAGTATCAGCCTGGCTGCCTTATGCAAAAACAATGTGGGTCTTGGTAAAGACTGACTCTGAGCTGCTTTCATTTGGAAGAACGTGTCTAGAAGTTTCTACCATTTGAAAGCTAGTGACATATACAACTAGTCCAactttgcagtattttacatattagttatatatttttttggatgcaaaatgaatataaatgaaCAGAACAGCACATAcaccagtcagccacaacataaAACCAGCTTCCTATTATTGTGTCGGCTCCCCTCAGGCCACGGAACAACTCTGGTCCACTAGTACATGGATACTGGGATACTGGAAGGGTCCTGTAGGActttggcagtggatcctttgggtcctgtgggttgcagggtggtaCTTCCATGGATTAAACTTGTTCTGGCGCATCCTGGAAGTGCTGGATCAGATTGGGATGTGGGGAGTTTTGGAGGCTGTGTAAATGCCTTGGGCTGCTAGCTGTGTTGCTTAAACTGTTGTTGAGTGGTTTTGGTAATGTTGGGGGTGTTTTGTCTGCTGGGGGAAGCCGCTGCCATGTGGGAGTGCTGTTGCTATGAGGCGTGTGTTTGGTCTAGAACGGTGTCTAGGTGGATGGTCCatatcaaagtaacatccacgcGAAAGCCACAACTCAAGGTTTTTCAGCagatcattgcacaataacaagatgatcaatgttttacttttattttcgGGGCTTAGAATATGATAACTGTGTTGTGTCTCTTGGAGGAAAGACTTGCTGAACTGCCAAAGCAATTAAAAAtcctgatgaaaacacaatgtCATGTGTTTTAGTCTGAACTTCACAGCCAAATATATCTCTTACTTTTATCATGTCAAGTGTTATCATTCTCGCCCagtgactaaaaacacaaaactgtccAGCTCTGCCACATGAACAGCCACACAGCTGGATTGATGGTGGATAGTGACTaccaatcaaagtttatttctgtcCTAATAGAGGTCTGTCAGCCACCCATGTTCAGTTTGATGTTACAGCTGTAAAAGCCAGCAGATGTCTGTGTCCTTGCTCACTGAGCGTTTGCGTTTGTAATGAAACCAGCAGCCTGTTAGACCTGAGTAAGTTTAGAGGAAATGTAACACGTTTGTGTTTCAGCGTAGTGGTGGTTGCAACAGTCTGCAGACCTCGGGATCTGTCTGCAGGTGTAGTGGCAGCATTTGTCCACCAGGTGGCCTTAGAGAGCCCCACTGAAGAGCAGCGGCGCTCCATGCTGGCCAGCCTGAGCCGAGACCTTCACCTGGGGAGAGATGTCAGCCTGGAGAGATTGGCCAAACTTACCGCAGTACGTAATCGTTTTATTAACTCCGGACTTTTCCTTTAGCAAGATCATCAGGACAAAATGACGGCAGTTAATCTGGTCAGCTCACTGAATTTAGAGTGCAGATATAAGTCTGCTGTTCACACGGCTCTCTTCCCCCTTTATCTACACATTACTGTTTTCTAAATTCCTTCACTACAGAAATTTACAACTTTAATCAGAGTTCTTGCCTCCCTGGCGTGCAAATGTTCCTTCAAAAAACAATTCACCCATCTCTATTTTAAGGGAATACCAAAAGCACCTCCTTTGCTTAGCTTCACCTGATTGatttacagaaatacaaaaacatctgTAGAGCTTTTTTCTCCTATACTAGAATAATGACAAGGCAAGACAGCAATTAACCAGAATTTAAAGTGTAATCCTAGTGACACACAAACCTTTGGACAAATCTAGAGGTTCTGATTAGAAACCCTTTAACAGCTGCAAGGCAGGGGGTTCAAGTGGTTTAATGAAGGGTTGGTCAAAATTTTAGCTCAATCTGCTTCGACACTTTTCATGACAGACTCATCCACTTCTTCTCAAGTGGTACAACAACAAACCCTCAGCAAACTGAGACCAAACTAGGGAGGCAGATGTACAGATTTTATCAATGTACATTTGGCCGTATTATCAATTAATAGTTAATTAGTTGTTAAAAATGAATCGAATGCAGATTTTTCCACATAAGAACCCTTTTTGCTGCATTATCAGAGGACATAGGAGATTTGAAGAACAGATCAAGTAACACAGAATCTGTCACTATTGTTGTTAGTGTTGTTAGCGGATACCAACACTAACAACAAAGCTGCAGTGCATTTTCTGACACTTAAACTGCGTTCCCTCATCTTCTGAATTAgcagttaatatatttttaatagttCAAGTAACTGAAATACAATCAAATCTTAGCGGTCAGAAACAGCAGTGAAGGAGAAGTGTAGAAGAGGTACTTTTCTACAAAACTGAACAGCttaatttcactgtgaatatgAAAAGCTTACAGCCAGTTGATTCCTCCACAGCTTTATTGTCACCTCTTCTACTCTGCAGGGTTTTGTGTTGGGGGATCTGAGTGCTCTGCTGGTCGAGGCTGGTAGAGCTGCATGCAGGAGGCTGATCCACACCTGGTGAGACTATGTACTgatattaacacttttttttttaaaggtcacAGGTACATAGACAgtcttgtattattttattattttcacactttaataGCAATGTAttgacagaaaacactgaatttggtttcctttaaaacaacaaaaaaggcagTTGAAAGTATTAAAAGCTCTTAAGTCTCTGCTGTGAAATGTGATCTGTCAAGAGACATTGTAATCTCTAATGTAAAAGTTGGATTGTAGATTGTGGATGCTTTTTGGTACTTAATGAGGTCTTTTAATTGACATCAACAAACAGTCACTACCAGTTTTACAGTAGCTCAGAAACTCAAGGGAGGATTTTAGTAAAAATCTGAGTGAACTTAAGtaattgttttaattgtttaatccatccatccattttttctacttttcaaacatgttaaaTCATATTCATGGCATGACCAGAAATGATGGatttatgtccacatttttgtaTGTCCTATAATACGATAGTCTTAATTACTGCATTGTATAGTGTCCACATGCTTTTGTCTCCCAGTTTGTTGGTAGATTAATTTTCAGTTTATGTAGAAAGCCCTGAATATTGCTTACTGTTTGCCAGACTGAAGGACGTTATCATAGTGTGTAAAACAAATCATTCAAACACAGTGAAATCCTGTTGTTTGTGCAGTGGGGGTCGGCAGCAGGAGGACCTGTGCTCCAGCGGTGTGACCATCCTGAACCAGGACTTCATGTCTGCCTTGGAGACCCTGCAGGATGCTCAGTCCAAGGCCATCGGAGCCCCAAAGGTGGCAACACACGACTCAGCGCAACAAGCCTCTAAAGATTTTAGTTTAACAGTTAGATTTACAGTCAAGTTGTAACATTTAGTAGCTAAAGAGAGCAAACTAGAGCTGAAAGAGATTACTCCTCCCAAGCACCTGTCACCACTGCTcacaagacttttttttctcatgacgTTGAGACACTTTTTTCATCGTAACcatttttagtctttaaaaTGAGTGAACAAAAGTCCAGAGTATTAGCTGCCACTTCGAGTCAAACAGCTGCTGTACATTTGTGCTGTTAAAGCAAACTGTAATGACAGATTTCAGATTTTAGTAGTCAAAGTCCACCTAAAGTAGCAGTCTGTACATGTGTAACCATGATACGTGGTAAATAACATTATGCTCTCTGGAATCCCTCAGGCACAAAAATGCAGTAATTTGCTACATGGccaaaaaagttatttatttcattaaaataaaactattttgttacaaaatagttttattgttttctaaaaGAGATGCTCATATTATTTGGCAGAGTGGCAGcattaaaaacagctgaatAAATCAAAAAGAAGCTGCCGTAGTTGTGTTATTGAAGTCCTGTGGTCTTTGTAGCTGTAACCCAGCAGCTGGTTAAACTCTGTGCATGAGCAGATCCCTAATGTGCGCTGGGAAGATGTTGGAGGCCTGCAGCACGTGAAGAAAGATATTCTGGACACAGTTCAGCTTCCTCTGCAACGCCCTGAGCTGCTGTCTCTGGGTCTGAACCGGACCGGAGTCCTGCTGTACGGACCCCCAGGAACAGGAAAGACTCTGCTGGCCAAAGCTGTGGCCACTGAGTGCTCCATGACCTTCCTCAGGTGGGTGGTCTTCACTGTACAGCAGTAAGGTCAGTGTTGAAACTTCTGAGCCACCCAGTACACAATGCTCCATGCAGACAAGGCACAGATGTTCACTTTCAGCCCAAAATGTGTGTCTGCAATACAAGTTCAATAGTGCCATGCCTGGCAATAGTTTGTAGACACACGGTACCTAGATACAAACTACTATGGATGTATGCAATGGAGTGCTCCCAGCAGGGTTTATATTCAAGAGTTAAATGTAGATTTCTGAGAAAATGTGTCATTCACTCTGAAATTCATCAGcatttctttacaaattctTTGAATCTTGGTGACTTGATGAATATTTCTGAGGTAGTTTGTGAACCGCTGAAGCTGGAAACCTAAGTGCAATTCACAATATCACTCTGACCTTAATTCTGATTAACCAATTATCGAAATCACAATTTGATCTTTCTGTCTGGTGTTTGTCactctatgtagccctgtgatagactggtgacctgtccagggtgtcttcatcctaagtcagctgggataaacttcAGCCGCCcggtgaccctaatgaggattaagctgtatatagatgatggatggatggatagtatAAACTGAGTGCACTAGAAAGTAGTCCTGCACTGATCTTGCTGTATCAAGCCTCACATATATGATACTGGCTGTAAAGACAGTTGTCTTATAGGCTACTAGGGCGTAAGAAATGTGTCCTAAGTAATCATGACTTGGTTTCAGGGCGATCGAAGGTCATTAAGTGTTCAGTACCAACCAGGTTCTACAGCTAATCTACCATACTTAAGGTTTTTATTATCTAGAAAAATGGTATTAAATAGTATTAAATGACTCAGTTCAGATCAGATGCAAAAAACTCAACTGGAGCATCTCAGTAAAAGAGTAAATGGTAAATGGCCTGCACCTATCAGTAGTGCACCTTTCTACCTTAGTGGTACTCaaagtgttttacagtgtttctcattcacccattcacacaccaaACTGTAACAGAGCTGCAATCACTGGAGAacctgctctaccacctgagccacagctgcccagAGTAGAAGATAATATAAAACTTTGTTAATCCCGAAGGAAATTGTTTGATCAAAAGTGTGGCACTGAGAAAAATCTGATCTAAATCCTGTTTCTTGCAACTCTGATAGCGAGCATGGCGGAGAGGATTAAGTCTGTGTAACTGATGATGATCATTGTAGGGAAGGTCTGATCACTAAAACAtgtgaaggaagaaaaaagaccCCAAACAATCTCACTTTCCTAACAGTGAGTTAGCAAACCTTTTAGCTCGGCAGCTAACAGAACGGTCAGTCTCCACATTTTACTGAATGGTGAAAATGCTTTACAAAGGAAAAACCCAATACACATAGTAAATAAGTTTGTAAAGAAGGCTTATGATAAAAATATGCTGTCACGTCTTGAAGTTCGTCAAAGTTGATGCATGTGTGAGCAGCTTTCTGGCGACTGTTAAATAATGTAGTTGCCAACAGGGGGCAGTGCAGAGCAAAGCACAGTTTCAAGATTCACCAGTTCTGTAACTTTTTGTTGTATTGAAATGTAGCTAGCTAAAATGTTACACACATTCATGGATTTTCTCCcttctgctctctgtgtgttagtgttaaAGGCCCAGAGCTCATCAACATGTATGTCGGTCAGAGTGAAGAGAACATCAGAGAAGgtttgtgtcacttttaattttttgctgGTTTTGGCTTGAATCATTAGGGTTGTGTTGCCCTTCCTTTCTTTAAAAGTCAAGTTAGAATAAAAGACTTCAGCAAAAAGTGGAAACATGAGCAGTGAGACTATCACAGGTTGAAAATAAATTGACTGGGGATacacattttaaactgtttcCTTTAATGACTACTGCAGCATTCTCAGTACTGGtgttctgctgtggttttttttttgagtagCTCTTTCATAAGGAGGTCCCCTGTCTGTGCAACTGGTGCAGTTTTGTCGTAATGTTATTTTGCCTCTTACACTCTAGAAGGGTTGTAAGCACACAGAGGCTAGTGGTCATGAAATGCATACAAATAGCAAATCCCAACTTGGCAATCAAACTATTTATGTTAACgcagtataaaataaataaatatacacagCTACCtgtcagcagtttttttttgtttgttttttatattctctattttaccaggtaagctCAGTTGAGAAcagtttctcatttacaatgatgccCTGGCAGTGGTTCcataatgttttggttttttttttaaaagacttaATGTGCATATTCAGTTACAGAAgcactttcttttttaaatagttcTGCTGTAGTGTACATTCAATTCAGAtgacttgttgttttttgttgtcttcgGTTTCGTGTTTGCATGAACCATGTCTAATACCAAAGGACATAAAGgaataattacaactttccTGACTGAAAACAGTTCCTGAAGACTGctctctatttttttcattgtcatgTGTAACGTAGCTGATACCACCAACTCCTGACGATGCTACACTGCCCAGTTTATTTCCTCCAGAGTTGTTAATGCAGTCAAGCctaactcagactttctttttaaattatttcaaagTTTATTTCAGATTTGCTTGATATTTATGTGGAGTCGTGGCTACAAATGCTCAACTTACAGTTTCTCTTGTGCCTCAGTGGAGAAACAGTTTGATAAatgtcactaaaaaaaaaacttaatcaaGGTCAACAGATGAATATCAGCTCGAAAGGAGAGTCTTGCGAGTTTCATTCACTAAAAACATAAAGCAACACgtagttttcatattttgtcaaaaGTCAGCTTTTTGTGCTTCTGAAGTTGCTTCACTCTACATGGAGCCACGTGCTGCTCAAACTTAATTCACCTCTTACTGATGCAGCGTCGTATCAGGAGCTACATCAGCTGAAATCAGTTACACTGTAATTCCAATAAAAAGAAGATTCTACCTCTGCATGTGTAGACTGATCTGGATGTTGTGTTCAGTATTCTGCAGAGCACGTTCAGCAGCTCCCTGTGTCGTCTTCTTTGATGAGCTGGACTCTCTGGCTCCCAGCAGGGGGCGCAGCGGAGACTCAGGAGGAGTGATGGATAGGTGAGTGTTTACCTGCACCAATTACCTGTCAGTTGTTAGGGACTGTGGATTGAACAGGAACTGTCTGGATGCTGAGCTGCTGTCAGTTGTGTGAACTATGGTAACGTCAATCTGTTACACTTCTAGTTTCATGTTATTTTCTTGTATTGCATATAACCTCTTCTTTGTCTTTACTATTATATAGTAGTATTATAGGTACACTACCAtcaaaaagtttggggtcacttagaaatgtccttatttttgaaagaaaaactgttttttttgttttgattttttaacaataaatgaatgataaatccagtgtagacattgttaa from Amphiprion ocellaris isolate individual 3 ecotype Okinawa chromosome 4, ASM2253959v1, whole genome shotgun sequence includes the following:
- the pex6 gene encoding peroxisomal ATPase PEX6 isoform X3; this encodes MAVQVELSSSDSFPSHLSPLDVLVPRSYWDSLFQNDSDPPTVLFTPQRLQGSGRTDILLLVHPATEEDSADCGGGSSLRADTVSGQRLRLFTSRFFHRHYGLQRLGSTGTVRVLVPVSLNRVVLGARSRQSLRWAGAEQFTGGLLELCRPGQWLLARQGDPLLLPRHPLLGEDPGQVQLQLSELLVLECSPVTQGRITADTSLVLTDFSDSLDPPGAPSSCRPLPLCVSDFAHYAESLCSGRSLLDNRRLLGSGLSGVLQALECRLDIRIVDTRRWLGIRGEQGTAVDLDNCVFVSKLLLLRLGLFNQEWVRLSRPAGSFRPPTGESDYRGGFCRERLVSVVVVDLTQSPDLLIHHDRWKPSPPEPSDCRSDSRLASPSFASELHIQLVVSPLYSNLSFYDNLLAEHFSTPRLVSQGDVLTVPAENHPDLLENNSEGIHRCPVLFFKVQKVSHSSKREEEGGGGRGGGAVLADRLHTSLYMGGPVNSSVPCCPVEGASLWNSLSPPGLKKTGNFISSIIQPHLQHSSSLSGCTILLHGHAGSGKMTVVRAVSRRLNLHLLKVDCVSVCADTPAAAEVKLTSVFQRADSLQPCILLLRNLQLLIRPRGAAEDDGRIQVALCQLLRSVPTSVVVVATVCRPRDLSAGVVAAFVHQVALESPTEEQRRSMLASLSRDLHLGRDVSLERLAKLTAGFVLGDLSALLVEAGRAACRRLIHTCGGRQQEDLCSSGVTILNQDFMSALETLQDAQSKAIGAPKIPNVRWEDVGGLQHVKKDILDTVQLPLQRPELLSLGLNRTGVLLYGPPGTGKTLLAKAVATECSMTFLSVKGPELINMYVGQSEENIREVFCRARSAAPCVVFFDELDSLAPSRGRSGDSGGVMDRVVSQLLAELDALHSSVGVFVIGATNRPDLLDQSLLRPGRFDKLVYVGINEDRVSQLQVLQAILRKFRLDPAVNLQEVVDRCPANMTGADLYALCSDAMTAAIKRKISHINSGLDSEDSPVLLTVDDFCSALDNFHPSVSDQELQRYRNIQQALTAK